The uncultured Paludibaculum sp. sequence GTCCGGGCAGTCTGTTTAGGGATCCGGGCCTGTAAGTGACAGAGAGGGAGGAGTAAAGCGAATGTTGGTTCTGGCTGGCATCGTCGTCGTGATCGGCGCAATCATCGGCGGATACCTGCTCGAGAAAGGCAATCTGCTGGTGCTGATGCAGCCAGCCGAGCTGCTCATCATCGGCGGAGCCGCGCTGGGCACGCTGCTCATCGCCAATCCGCCGCACGTCATGGTCAGCATTCTGAAAGGACTGCCCGGCACCATCAAGGGCAGCAAGTTCGGCAAGGCGTACTTCACTGAAACGCTCAAGATGCTCTATGACCTGTTCGTCTACATCCGCAAGGTCGGCCCGGCCGCCGCGGAAGCAGACGTCGAGGACCCCAAGAGCAGCACGGTCTTCTCGCAGTTCCCCAAACTGCTGGCCGACCATCATGCCCTGGATTTCGTCTGCGATACCTTGCGAACTTACTCCAGCGGCACAGTGGGTCATTTCGACATCGACCAGATGATGGAGTCCGACATGGAAATCCAGCAGCACGAGCGGGAAGTGCCCGTGACCTCGCTCTCCACCGTGGCCGACAGCCTGCCCGGCCTGGGCATCGTCGCCGCCGTTCTGGGCGTCGTCATCACCATGGGCGCGCTGGGCGGTCCACCGGAAGAGGTAGGGCACAAGGTGGCGGCCGCCCTGGTCGGAACCTTCCTGGGCATTCTTCTTTGCTACGGCTTCGTGGGACCACTGGCCGCCAATATGGCCAAGATCAACGAATCCGAGGCCCATTACTTCCAGGTGCTGCGTAAGGGCATCGCGGCCTTCACCAAGGGCATTGCGCCTCTCATCGCGGTCGAATCCGCACGGCGCGCGATTCCCGTTCACGTGCGCCCCACGTACAAGGAAATGGACCAGGCCTGTCGCAAGTCCGCCGGCTAGGAAGGCGACGCCATGCCAGCCGATTCCCAACAGCCCATCATCGTCATCAAGAAGATCACCCACGGCGGCCACCACGGCGGCGCCTGGAAGGTCGCTTACGCCGACTTCGTCA is a genomic window containing:
- the motA gene encoding flagellar motor stator protein MotA encodes the protein MLVLAGIVVVIGAIIGGYLLEKGNLLVLMQPAELLIIGGAALGTLLIANPPHVMVSILKGLPGTIKGSKFGKAYFTETLKMLYDLFVYIRKVGPAAAEADVEDPKSSTVFSQFPKLLADHHALDFVCDTLRTYSSGTVGHFDIDQMMESDMEIQQHEREVPVTSLSTVADSLPGLGIVAAVLGVVITMGALGGPPEEVGHKVAAALVGTFLGILLCYGFVGPLAANMAKINESEAHYFQVLRKGIAAFTKGIAPLIAVESARRAIPVHVRPTYKEMDQACRKSAG